Below is a window of Chelmon rostratus isolate fCheRos1 chromosome 23, fCheRos1.pri, whole genome shotgun sequence DNA.
TTCAACTTCTGATGGAGATGTGAAGAACTGAGGAGTTGCATCATTAATTTTGAAATAACTGAGAGTAAAAAGCTGCTTCCTCAGAGTATTTATTTTGAGAGAGAACCAAGAAAGAAGGATGTGCAATCACAGCCGTGTATTTTGAATCAAGTAAACGGTATTTTTTGCTATttatgaaaacagctgctgagttGCATTGTAGATTTGGCATCCAAACAGATTCTGGTATATAAATGATAAAGCTTTAAGATTACATTTGATTCCTCTGCCAGTTATATTCTGAAAATCCCACAGCAAAAATATACTGTCAATATATGCAGAATATATGAGATACAGCTCACTTTGATCAAGATATCCTCCATATCACCTGCCACGCTCTGTGTTCGGTTTCCAAGCAACACAGCCACTCATGACTCAATTACAATATTAAACTGTTCCTAGTACTGCAAATTACTTATTGGCTGCCATGAATGCATGACTTAACAGTGGAGGTTCATAACAGGCCCAACAGGTAGAAAGGACGGGTTAATTACCACCGCAGCTTGAACATTGAATTATAATAGTTGGATGCTGTGCTTAAGCACTGAGTGGTATTTTCAAAGGTAATTTCTGGACAGGGGAGGGGGTATTTATTTACTAACCACAAACGCTAAATTATTTTACAGATATCTGAAACTGCAGGAGCTCCGGGCATTCCAGACAAATTCAGTTTCTCCTCCACAATCCAAGCAGCGGTGcttcagacaaaacagcagGCATGATTGTGTTAGAGGGAGAATAAATCTCAAGGAAAACCTGGTTTAGGATAAGGAGTGTAAATCTGTTTTCAGCAGCTGAAATGGTCAATTCGCAGGCCGGCCAGTCTTGGCTCTTGGTGCCAGCATGCTGGCTGTCTTTTGACACAGTGGTTTCAGGATAAGAGCGCTTGATGCACGGCAGATTGCAGAGTGTAACACTGAACCCATCACTTAAGTGCCGTGCAGACGAAATCTGTCCAATTTATTTTTTGGCGTGAGAAAATAAGCGGTCGGCTCAGCAGCCAAAGAAACACTTCACACTTCTGTAAAACGGCATATACTCTGTGAAGTGCTACCTTCATGGTTTTCTTTTGACATGAGACCAATCATGTATTATAGTTAACTATTATAAGAATCTACCACTATGCTAGCAGCTGCACTTAAAGactgtggtgctttgagctaaatgctaatgacaGTATACTcacaatgttagcatgctaatatttagcagGTCTAATGTTTGCGATGCTGCTGACTaatagtttagcatgttaggATGCTAGCATTTCCTAATTagcactgaaaacaaagtgcagcCGAACCAttaatgtcaacctcatggtggcgctagaggaaaagtctgtgggattcatcatctgggaaacatgaatgtctgtattaaaaaaaaaatactatgaCAATCAATCTGGTGTTGAtgttggtatattttactgGATAACCTGAGGGGGTGCTAGCATAGCTAAAAACTGACTAGCAGTCCTGCTGTGCATATGCAACATCCTGTAAAGTGTGAAGGATGAAAGCAGTTTTTTCAGAATGAGGGGGACTGTTAGCATTCAAATGATAAACAAATCTCAGGAGATTGTGGATAATGACTGTGCAGCTACataccaaacaaacacaacatgcaaaataaGGTCAGTGGAATCAACAAATCCCTGGAATCGAGTGTCGGACGTCACCTAATTTGGTTGTCCTGCATTTGGATAGGACTAtattgtgcacaaacacagcacataaATAGGCCTTTGTAGTCTTTGGAGGACCATGCAGAGTCAAGCTAATTTGTATTTATTGAGCTCTGCTCTACTTCTGAGAGCACACACTGAAATCTTGGTAGGAGCGCAGAGTCTATCCAAATGCCAAGTGACACTCAGCCAAATTTGTGACCCagtattaaaatattaaataaggacaatgtgtgtttgtgttagtcATTACCATGAGCAGGCACAATATTGCAGTCTGAGGACGTAAACATCATAGATAACTGCAGAGCATTTTCTATATTTGTATTCTAGTTATACTCTCCCTGAATAATTCAGCTTTCCCCTCTGGAGCAGTTCACAGCTAATTAACAAAGAAGTGTGGTGCCAGGGCAGACTAGTGGATCTGACTCAGGCCCTGTGAGTGATTCAGCCTGTTTATGAAGCAGGGGACCGATCCATCCAGGGTTTATTGACAGAGCGCTGCTACCCTGACGCCCAAATCACTGATGCATCATGGGTTGATTAATTGGAGGTGGGGGAATCACCGCAGATGAGTTAATGAAACTGCCCTGCAAAAGTAGGAGCAAGAACAAAACCCCGCCCCCTGCTGACTCTTGTACTTTCTCAAACGCACCTCACAAGTATGGTATGTGCAGTTTTAGCTGTCAATATGAATTTGAATTAACACTAGAAGAAATGTGATGCCgagtctgtttgttttgttacatCTACAGGCTTGTTGAAGTTCCTGCTGGAGAACCCTGGTTGGCTCTCCTGTTCCCCTGCTGGCTCAGCTGACTCACTGCAGGCTCACAGCGAGCACTTTGACTGGCTAGAGCAGCGTGATCAAACCTTGCTCCATCTGCAGTCACTCTCAATTAGCAGTGCTGCTAGGGGGATAAACACATTTGCAACAGCTGTTGGAGTGTCTAAATTTCCCTAGAGGTGGAATTCTCTATAGGTTGAACCGTCAGAGCCATCAAAGAAGGTAAAAATTTGTCAGTATTATAAGCATGCTGTCTGTTATATCCTAATACACTGAAAGACTGGACGCAgtggaaaacagctagcctggctgtgtccaaagataacaaacCTGCCCAGCCGCACCTCTtagctcactgattaacatgttatatctggtttgtttaaGCCATATACAGAgcaaagagtgaaaacaaaaattgGTTATTTAACAGGTGACAGACTATTTCCTGGCTGGgaacagtgacttcctggagtctgcacccgttgcctggcaacctcacacCAACAACCAAACAGGAAGTTACTGtaccaggctagctgtttcctaGTTCccactctttatgctaatcTAAACTAACCAGCTGTTGTGGCGAGCAATGTTCGCTGTGCAGATATGATtgtatcaatcctctcatctggccctcagcaagaaagcaaatgcaTACATTTCCTCAAATGTTAAATTGGtgttaaaaaaaggatttcTTCCTTAAAAAGGGATCATGGTCaagtaaaaatgtttgtttcttgcattgtgtgcagctgtgtttgcaGAACACATTTGCCATTTTCAGGCTGGCATCTTGGCTATATCACTGGATGCAACATGTCTTTTTCATCATGATAATGTCCTCACTGGCTAATGAAATTAACattggaaaaaaacatgatgctaGTGTCCTCCTCCAGGTTTATCAAATAAAGGgatgtgcatgcatgtaagAGAGCTATTAAATTTGGACTGTAGCGAGCGTGCTGCCCTTGTGTTACTGTATCTACACGGTGCAATGGGAAGTTGAGCAGGAAGAGGCTTTCCATATTAATATGGGGAAATGGCAGCCATTAGGCAAGAAAATCTCGACATTAGTGGCTGCATTAATTGTCTGAATGTATGCAGACGACCTGCGCTTTGAGCCACTGTGCatgcatgaacaaacacagcctTTCTAGTCTCTGTGGGGGGGGTTACATCAATCCACTGCCATGAGCTGGATGAAAAGATATCAGTAAGTAGGGAGTGAGGTCACCCCTGACATACAGGTCAGTTTCCCTGCACTCGGCCTTCCTATCCCCTCCATTCTGTTCATTATTGATAAAGCACCACTCACTCGCAGTCCTAACACTGTGTTGCCGTTAGAAAGAGCATTCCTGAGTGCTGCACTGCATCCCCTGGCTGTGAGATCTCAAGGAAGGGGaactgtgttgttttcctctgctctcagcAGGCAACTGAGAGCTATGGAGATCCATTTAGGTGACATCACATCCAGCCACCTCTAGATAGACGAATAATGTCGCTGGGTGGTTTTAATTAGCTCACAAATCGCTGAACGTGAGATGCTGTCACCAGATATTggcattttgagaaatgtgttCATTGCATGAAGGATCAATAAAGctaaaacaatgttttctaGCAAGGACAAGTCACAACTGGAGCGAGGTAGAAATGATCAACAGCCAAAGAAAgcgaaagacagaaaacactgtaaacagGGTGAGAGTGCACTTAGTTAATAAGGAAGCAGTTACCAGTGTTTCCTTCAATAAGACGTGAAGCTCTGTATGGCCGTGACTCTTGGCAATCTCAGTGGGAGTCTGTCCGTGGCGATTGGCTGTGTGCAGTGCTCGCTCAGCACCTGGACACTGCAGGAGCAGGCTGGAGACGCTCTTGAATCCATACTGGGCGGCAAAGTGGAGGAGGGATGGCACATCTGCATGGTGGAGCTCTGATGGGGATAATAGGCAGTTTTGATTAGGTGGGAGGAAAACTGACCGGACCATTTGCATTACTTCCTTTACAGGTGATAACTTGAAGTTGACCCGATGCAACGTGAGCAATCAAACACAATCAGGAGAATCAAAGACAGCTTGGAGGCACTTATTGACCAGTTTGTCATGGGAACATCTCCCTGTGCCCTTTTTAGCAGAGTTAAGGATCAATCCCAGTAGCTGATGAAGCCATCAATCTGCCACATAACGAGCCAAGAAATAATGGAGGGCTTCCAAACATGGTGGATAATGTGCATCATGCAACAGGAATACACTCCAACTGTGAGAAGTATCTTCAATCCACACTGTTGCATGAACGCATGCTCAGAGAGAAAGCAGTGAATTTAATGAACAGATTGTTGTGATAATGTAGTTGCAGAAATGCTGGTAGTGTCTTGTATTGAACCTCTCTTATATTGATCATCACCTGTTACAACAATGGCATGGTATTAATTAGTAGATCTGCAGCAACTGAAGAGCAAGTGCCTATACCTTGTACCTGTTCATACTgcaatgaaatatttatttttttacactaGTCAGCAAATTGTTTGAGATGCTTATGTATCCCTGAGAGttcaaatataatttaaagaaaGTTCTGAGTAAGCAATCGTACAGCGCTGTACCtctttcaggtgtgttttcactctgcagTCCCTGAAAGCCTCCGGTGGGCATCCCCTCCAGCAGCATGGAGGACAGCTTCTGATCCAGCTTCTCCACAGAGGACTCCTGGAGAGCCTGAAatacagagaggcagacaagtCGCAAGCAGaccacattattttttttgagccaagggaaaaaaacaaatcttattaaatttgattttggtgaaaacacaaaagcagcgCCTAAAATCGCACAGGAGTGTTTGGATCATGTAGTGAAATGCAGCCTACAGAGGCGCAACAAAGATGCCAGGTCGAATTAGAGTCCAGTCATGTCCAGTTCAGACTTTTAGTTTGAAATCATCTTGGCAAATCCTTCTTTTGGCTTTGCTCAACTTTGCCTCTTCAGCAAAAGAGACCTAATCAGATCAAGTGTTCATGGCCAAAAGAGGGCTGAAACCTGCCGTCCCTTCATTTCCAGAGAGGAGACGGTAAACAGTGACGCACATAAACATCAGCAGAAATGAGCTGATTCAATTcatcttctgtttttcctctgctttctaATAGCTTGAAGTGGATCGATTATAAGCGGTGGTTTGGGGCGGCGATTGACTAATTTCTGTAACTGGGTTATGTAACGATGAGTCACTAAGTAACATAACACATTCAAAGTGCATCAGGAGAGTTACTTTTattgaggagagagagacagaatagCACAGAATTCAAATGTATTTCCTACATTACTAAATGAATGACTGATGCACTGATGAATACTTTAATGATATGTTTCTTTTTACAGCGCAGTCTTCAtcaaacaaagaagaaacaaagaaatattCAGCTACATTTTGATtgcagtgttgttgttgaaaaGCGTGGCTGAGATGCCAGCCAGTCTGCAACTGCAGTTGACCAAGGTCTCCAGACTATGTTTtcataaagaaaaataatttggtGAAGCACTTGCATTAAATCGGGGGACTGACAACAAACAGATTAAACAAGAATGGTCAAAATTAAGGCAGCTGAGTCCAAGATGTCCTAACTTTTAGTCCCTGATATGTATcatgcaaaataataaaaaaaaaacactcaagccatttcccataatgcatttcaatttttttttcgACCCTCCCTGTGGAgtctaaaacacacagttttagacaaactaaaacaaacccaaactaaccctgatgacatcatcatggGAGAAGGGCACGTGATGATTACCTGACACATGAACTCTACAGGGTCTGCTGCCCTCGCCAGAAGGCAGGTTATCTCCTCCATGTTGCTGTAGTACTGCAGCTGTGCCTTGCTCAGTGGCACTCCGTTGTTATACACAGTCACACTTACGTTCCCTGCTGGAAAAtctgcaacagaaaacaaaagagaataTTTTTGACTAAAGGTTTTATTGTTAATCATACATTGTTCATTTCTTAGTCTTTTGCTCACCTGGGGCATTGATGCACAGGATCCGCTCATTCCAGCGGACAGGCCTCACCCTCAGCTCCTGGTTCTCACCGGCGAACTCAACCTCGGCGTCGCTGTCGGCCGCCTCGTTTTTCAAAAGTATGAACAGCTCCGTAGAACTCTTCCAAACAGACAGTACAGTGAACTGCAGTGTAATAAATGACGCtttatgacaaaaacagaaatggctCGCTAACTGACTCGATGAGCATCTCACCCCGCACAGAACCCTGGAAGGAACGACCTCAATGTTCGGCCTGACGCTGGGAGCTCCAGTTGACTGCGTCTGTTCCGCCCTGTGCTCTGCTCCTGATAGTTTACGTGCCGCTGGGTTGACGTTTGCCGCTGGGGCTGACAGACCTACAAGAGATGGGACGTTGAGCCTCATGCTGAATCATGCACCAGTGATGTTTACAAAATGGGTTTCAGATACCGCAGGTGCAGGTTTAGTCCTGCTAGAGACGTGACTTCAGGGATGACAATATCTCAGCTACTAAAAGATGCATTGCCATGAAAGttttgcagacattcatggtgtccagagggTGAAGCCCACTGATTTGGTAGCCCTTTAACTTTTCCTTTAGCAACACCACCGCATTTggatttgagtgaaatgtctgaaCAACAGCTATAAAACTGCTTAAAATATTAATTCGCACATTCAAGTCCTCTCAGGATGTAGTGTAATATCTTGGTGATTCCTTAACTTTTCATCCTAGCGTCATCATCATGTCAAAAATCCTGATGATGTATGAAGAAACACCTGCAAGACTAAAGgcattcccatcatcctcagctgtagCCGactagctaatgctagcatgctagcacacaaAAGTAAGACGGTGAAAAAGGTTAACAGTTCAGCTGCCTAGCATGATAACATTGTcaaacattgtcattgtgagcatgttagcacgccTTTAGCTCAACACACCATTGTACCTCAgtagcctcacagagcctctAGCATGGCTATCTTTGTCCTATCCAAAACAAATAAGGTTGCATTACATTAAGCTCTGGTATACACTGACATTATTAGTGATTCAAATAGAAAATAGACCTACAAAACAGCTTTCATTTGCATTAGTGGTGGCTCACTTTAACAAGAGGAACCAATCGTGGAGTGCACTTTCTTCCCCTGAGTACACTTAAGCTACATGTCTGTTGCCTGTGtgctaacaaacaaacagcatcatccTGTATGAACAGGGAAGGCACTTGTGGGTTAAAATATAACCGTTCGTGGGATCCTGGTCTGAGCCACTTCACTGTATCAGTGCAATGAAGTGATGCAGAGTGCACTTGAATTTGCATGGCTCGCGATGAGTAGTCAGCGGTGGCCAAAGAGGAAAGACTGGCTATTTGCATCAGTTGTTcctcctgcatgcacacacacacacacacacacacacacctgtttaaATACAAGCCCCTTCCTCCGCTTTATGAATTCATATCAATAGTGTAATTAGGAAAAACagggaaggaggcagaggatAATTGGCAGGGCAGACGAGGACATGCAAGAGATGCACACGGTTTCACCAAAGATGGCAGCTGGTGCTAAAAAATATTGGCTGTCAATCTTCAGTGCACACAATTCTTCTCAAAAAGTCGGTAAACAGGTTTCCAAGCTGCTGCTCAGGCGCTCTCACAAATAATGAGCATTCTTTTCCCCTCACATTTACGGCAGGGGAACTGCAAGACCATGTGAAATTTTTCCTGGAGGAAGGGCATGTTGAAGAAGGTGATTGTGCTCTGGGTTTGCAGGACCAGGATGCACACTGAGACtaaatgtctgttttactgCCGTGCATCAGGATATTTGTTAATGGTGCTAAACAGGCTCAGACATGTTGCTTTGTCTTTTgataaaaaacagattattgGTCAGTGAGTGCCACCCAACTCCTTTTAAATACAAGTTTGACTCCAATAATGAATTAAATTTATCACTATATTAGAGTTTCTGTGGGTATTTTAATGCATATTCTAAAAAAAGTACtataaacattaaaattctGTTGGAAACTCGGATTGCAGAGGAGCTCCTCAGTCAATTATACAAATAATTTAATATCACAGCTAATTAATTCTGCAGAAATTGGTGGAATAATGTGTAGGAGAATTTATTTTGCACTTTTACCTTCCTTTCTATAATACATAAAATCTAGTATACTAATTCATATATAGCCAAAATTAGCAATAGGTGATCACTGGGGGTCCAcataaaagtttttaaaaaagtcaatGTCATACCTTTTTTCACAATATCAGTCACAGTGGACAGGTACTCATCAGCATCCTGTTCACTGGATATCTGCAGGCACTCGTCGCCATTCAGGGGCACCAGCTCCAGCAGTGGGGTCAGACTCTCCACCCCGCACAGCAGCACGACCACATGAGCTGCAGGACTCAGCACACGGGCCAGGAAGAAGCGCCGCATCTGGCACAGACCCTCCAGCATGCCCTTGGAAAGGATCAGGAGCTTGCAGGTAAACGAGGCCAGCCTGAGGAAGTCGTCCCGCCGACTGGACGCTGTGGCAATGTCATAGCAGCAGATCCCAGCCTCTGAGATATGACCATTGAAGACCGAGTGCAGGTATGTGGCCCAttgctctgcctctgtctcatAGATGATTAACAGCTCCTCAGCTACAAGAAGAAGGCATATTTTGTTCAAGAACTCTCTGACTTTAGTAGTTCCCTGTACCTTAATGTTACATTTATGCTGCTTAAGATATATTTATAGCAAAAGAAATCTTTCTGCAACTGAACTACCCTGTAGAGAAATACTTTAGGTGTCACATTCAGTGCAGCGTATTAACATCTAACTTGAGGATGTTGCTttgacaaatacaaaaacaaccaaGAGCATTGCTCTGAGCATTGCAACCAGCCATAAATCAGCAAAACTTGCATATTAAAgtaattaatcattttcattagccCATTAAAAAGTTATGTaatgatgaattaatgaataaataatgccAAGCCACGGCTTACCTGTCTGGCTCATAGCTATagttctgtttgtctgcaggtctTACTTCACAGTGACATGGAAAACAGCGCTGCTATTGTCAGGAGGAGCTCAGATAAGACTGAGTTTCCTGCTACGCCAAAGTGGACAAATGAGGCCATTTTTTTAAGTGAGCATAAAGCCCCTGTTCCGTGCTCTGGTGACAAGGAATGAGGATGTGCAtatgaggttttgttttttcgaAAAGAACTTTGCCACAGCATCAGTTCGGGAGAAGCAATTCCAAGTAATTTAGTCAGTGGAAATAAATGTGCTGCATGCGATTTTAATGTGGTGGAAATTTCCCAAAACCAATTATGAGATTTGGACATGGGCTAATTTAGTTTTGCTGTCAACATGTTACTGGTACAGGCACACCAAACCTGGTATGCAAAATGGGTaattataaaaaagaaaaaaacataaaaagccAATGTCTAGATAATGTTTCTTCACTGAAGAACTGAAGAGTGCAGCATAGTAAGATCACAAAACGTTACTGTTTGTATAATTatggtgtttttcagtgtgaaaagcTAACTTTGGGTGGAGAATTTTTGAGTTATGGCTTATATATaactttttatattttcatggaATAAGAACTACCAAAGCTACAGTGGAGGCAGTCTAAACTGAAActtaaaaatagcaacagaaaaacacatgcaaaataacaaatatttaaaaactgtttcaCTATGTGTGTATGTCGGTCAGGGATAAAAGTACagcaaaaaaatacacacaaaggtCATTAAAGCAGACAGCAAGTGATCAGAGAGTGAAGAACTTGAATCAAAGACTTGACCAGAATTAAACTCTGCAGAGTCATCGGTGCAAAGCAGAGGACTAGAACCTGAGGCGTGTTAAAGCTAATGATCTGGCGTGAATGTCTTCTCTACAGGCAGAGACAAAAAGGCAGCGGTATGTTTTGACctgccatgcacacacacacagccccacTTTGAGAGAGATATAAAACTCAGGGCTTCATTAACTGCCTCCACCTGCCAAACAACTGACTCATACCACACCAGTGTCTCACTAAGTGCCGTTTGCCACCAGTCATTTCCTTTGAGCAGCAGTGGGGTAACTGAAATGGACTAATGTTGAGAAAATGAGCAGGTGAAAGGTGAGGGCTCCTTCATGCAAATCGCCAGCGCTGTGAACCCAGTGACTCATCGATGGCAGATCATTCTGTTCCCGCGCCTGCAGATCGACACACTTTCACTCACATTCTCTGTATGACTACCCTGGTCTCACCACAAAGACGCGAAATCCTCCTCTGGATCTGCCGCGAGTTCAGCTGGACCAAACACGTCCTCTGTGGCAGACAACAAAGCTGTCAAAGCCAGCTACTTTTCCATAACCAGTGACATTGAGACAAATAAAATGACTCACCGTGACCTCAATGAGATATCGTTGATGCTATCACCAATTCAAAGAAATGAGGCTGAAACTACAAGTTTGGGCCTGAGGATGGTGctggaggaaaggaaatgaaaacagtttaTCTTCATGGGAGCATGAATACTCTCCACGGATTTTAAGGAAGTCTGTTGGTAGATTGTGAGATATCATATTGAAGAATCCAAAACAGACAGATCAGGATGATTCCCCCTCAGGGAGCGATGAAAATCCAGAGCAAATTTCATGCATATCTTTAAAGACATCTTGATGTACTGATGTATGGAAACACATTCTGGCAAAGTAGAAGGAAAAAGATGAGAAGTTAGACATAAAAATGCTCACGGCACATTgctattttatactttttacaTCATAATTTTGCCTCACTATCTCAGTATTATTTTTACTATCTCATAATTTGGACTTTTTAATCTCAGCCATAAGTTTGACTTATTTATGCGTTGGTCTTAGAACATTTCGCCAAAAAAATGCAGTTGAAGCAGGCTAACACTGGCATATTTATACTGACCTATGTGTGTTGtctttataaataaagaaatgactTAAGACTTACTATGagaatttttgttttatttttagcttttttcacCAGTGGAAATTAGGCATCCATACTGagaatttatttacaaatatgtttttaaatcaaagacAAAGATGTTATATATAGATAAGTTAAATCTGCGTTTGTGAGGACatacttgaaaaaaaaaaactttccttgtttttcatctgatcatgttttcattttttgtgcatATACAGCGACAAATCTATCCCAAGTTATTCATGGGCGAACAGTTATTCACACCAGGCCAGATTGACACAGAAACCGCCCTTTGATGAAAGTGAATGTGCAGGCAGAGTGGCAGCCTGCCGCTCTCCACCAATGGGAAGAGTCGTGTGCGAGTTGGGGGAGGGCCGTGTGGGCGAGCATGTTTGAGTGCGCACTGCGCTCAGACAACTTGATCCAGAGTAACAGTAAATCAGacagagcagctcctccagcgCCAGCAGTGAAATTGTAACCCTGTTGCAAGTATTTTTGGCCGCTGATAGGACCGAGTGAGATCACTGCGGTCTCTTTTCTCGGATAGACTCAAGAGTTGTTCGGCAAGAGCAACGCAGGGACCGttttcactctcatttctgCTATATCTCACTATTATATCACACTGGAAATGTCCGAAAACAAGCCGAATGATGAACCGAAGTTATCTACGACGGACAGGGTGGTGAAATGTAAGTGTGCTTTTTCATGCCACGCTGAAACGACACGCTAGCCGTCGCCCTCCGGCCAGCACGGAGCGGACTAGAAGTATTCACGGCCGTGGCGGCAGATGTATCGAAAATTGTTCGCTGGCTACGGAGGAAGAAGGGTGTTAGCCGAGCTGTGACAGCGGCGGTAAACTAGGAAGTGAGGGTAACTCCAGTTTGTGGAGCTTAGCAAGAAATATTCTCGAAAATGTGTCACATTCTGGCTGTGAGGCGTGATGCAGCCGCTTGTACGTTAACACTGTTTTCATTAGCAGGGATTAGAGGCGGCAGTGTTGACAGATGCATGATCATTTGATTCATATACACAGTGCACTGCTTTACAGTATGCATGCAGATATTGCACAACCGTTGCATTCAACCCAAGGGCGATTTTCCCTCATTTTGCATGCATCACCTAGCATAGTTTTTTACCAaagcctcctttttttttcttttcatcattgCATAATACTACTTGATGTCGCCTGTGCTTTGTAATCTCACATTTGGGGGGTGTTCATCGTGTGCTGCCATATGTGCTGGTTCTTCCTGCCTTCTGTGTTTACAGGTCTGACATTCCACCTTTGCAGTCGACCAtaataaatgcaataaagaTCACAATCGAGTCGACCTATCCCTTTAACGCAGAATAGGAGCAATGTGGCCTGCCTACTTTCATTCAGTTGACATCTTATGTTGACTTGAAGGCTGTACTCCACTTGAGTTGCGGTATTAACGCCTATTTCTGCTGTGGAATATGAGCACTTGATGAAATCTGTCATGTCGGAGGACAAATCCAAAGCCTTTCCCCTGACAGCACCATGgcagaatgtgtttatttgtgctggCTGGTTTTGATCCAGCACTAGTTGCAACCATTATCCTCTCCAGCCCCAGTCCATCACAACAGGCATGTGCAGCGATCACAGTGTGCACAAGCACAGGAGGGAATTGTTGAGTAATCTTACCAAGGCTTAGCTGCTGAGGCTCGACCAGTTGAAATGATTCGATCATCGGCGATCATTAAACATGAAGATTTTGCTGAAAAAAGGAAAGGCAACGCCACAGTGTTCAGAAGACCGTGACTGGAATCATTGACTTACGCACTACATTAAGGGCAAGCCTGAGGTCTGGCTCGCCAAGCCATATCGCAAATATAGTTCCACTTCGTTGCTTTTTTTCAGCTTAGCTTGAGCCATTTGAGacagaaagggggaaaaaagtttATTAAAAAGGACAACTGCAGCCATTTCTTTTATGAAGCAAGTTTGGAGCAGTTGTGCTAGGGCTTCGTTTTTGCTTAGAAAATGGGGATGA
It encodes the following:
- the LOC121626808 gene encoding B-cell scaffold protein with ankyrin repeats-like isoform X1 — encoded protein: MSQTAEELLIIYETEAEQWATYLHSVFNGHISEAGICCYDIATASSRRDDFLRLASFTCKLLILSKGMLEGLCQMRRFFLARVLSPAAHVVVLLCGVESLTPLLELVPLNGDECLQISSEQDADEYLSTVTDIVKKGLSAPAANVNPAARKLSGAEHRAEQTQSTGAPSVRPNIEVVPSRVLCGSSTELFILLKNEAADSDAEVEFAGENQELRVRPVRWNERILCINAPDFPAGNVSVTVYNNGVPLSKAQLQYYSNMEEITCLLARAADPVEFMCQALQESSVEKLDQKLSSMLLEGMPTGGFQGLQSENTPERELHHADVPSLLHFAAQYGFKSVSSLLLQCPGAERALHTANRHGQTPTEIAKSHGHTELHVLLKETLKVFNSGEDNGDASVYEMMCTAGTPSTTDAHKKQEGEGGEEEADEDIYAPLGVNDEYDTILNSTKAVAIANRPPAPTPRPESTQVKEDKTPYIAKVFQKKKTPQADADLYSLPTKQARGREDRTSCTYDTFEASPTHGLQQLIELQQRVKAGSLSVDGALERFGDWQRVQKGADATQQDRLSQLRASIINSREDDDSVYDKINIVHHTPSLAVNESRRGSQAAESDFYSKPLKGQHSNFFSKADKR
- the LOC121626808 gene encoding B-cell scaffold protein with ankyrin repeats-like isoform X2; its protein translation is MSQTAEELLIIYETEAEQWATYLHSVFNGHISEAGICCYDIATASSRRDDFLRLASFTCKLLILSKGMLEGLCQMRRFFLARVLSPAAHVVVLLCGVESLTPLLELVPLNGDECLQISSEQDADEYLSTVTDIVKKGLSAPAANVNPAARKLSGAEHRAEQTQSTGAPSVRPNIEVVPSRVLCGSSTELFILLKNEAADSDAEVEFAGENQELRVRPVRWNERILCINAPDFPAGNVSVTVYNNGVPLSKAQLQYYSNMEEITCLLARAADPVEFMCQALQESSVEKLDQKLSSMLLEGMPTGGFQGLQSENTPERELHHADVPSLLHFAAQYGFKSVSSLLLQCPGAERALHTANRHGQTPTEIAKSHGHTELHVLLKETLKVFNSGEDNGDASVYEMMCTAVFQKKKTPQADADLYSLPTKQARGREDRTSCTYDTFEASPTHGLQQLIELQQRVKAGSLSVDGALERFGDWQRVQKGADATQQDRLSQLRASIINSREDDDSVYDKINIVHHTPSLAVNESRRGSQAAESDFYSKPLKGQHSNFFSKADKR